Proteins encoded together in one Marispirochaeta sp. window:
- a CDS encoding MurR/RpiR family transcriptional regulator: protein MVPTFSDNPDISFTQRLNREIRILSKKEKEVCSYLMEHSKDVVHMAITELAEKCRTSEPSLVRLAQKLGYKGYQAMKISIAQEAIDTTQQIYESLAPSDTISTIVEKVFNSNIKALQDTLKIVNKEGIEQAIELIISSKHLVFYGVGGSNIIAQDGRHKFLRIGFLPLAFSDSNVQLMSAATLSPGDVVIAISHSGASEATIEMVTFASRAGAKIITITDYNRCPILKYSDVQLFTSSPETAFKPEALSSRIAELSIIDSLFIGTVMKRYKESFEYMKMTRSALDSKKI, encoded by the coding sequence ATGGTACCAACTTTTTCTGATAATCCGGACATATCCTTTACCCAGAGGTTGAACCGGGAAATACGAATTCTCAGTAAAAAGGAGAAGGAAGTCTGTTCCTATCTTATGGAACATTCAAAAGACGTTGTCCATATGGCCATCACCGAGCTTGCTGAAAAATGCAGGACAAGCGAGCCGTCGTTGGTACGTTTAGCCCAAAAGCTCGGGTATAAAGGTTATCAGGCGATGAAAATATCGATCGCACAGGAGGCGATCGACACTACGCAGCAGATATACGAATCCCTGGCTCCTTCTGATACCATCTCTACTATAGTAGAAAAGGTATTCAATTCAAACATCAAAGCGCTGCAGGATACACTGAAGATTGTCAATAAAGAGGGAATCGAACAGGCTATTGAACTGATTATCTCTTCAAAACATTTGGTTTTCTATGGTGTTGGTGGTTCGAACATTATTGCGCAGGATGGCCGGCACAAGTTTCTCCGTATTGGCTTTCTACCTTTGGCCTTCTCCGATTCGAATGTGCAATTGATGTCTGCCGCAACGCTCAGTCCTGGAGATGTAGTGATTGCGATATCACACTCTGGAGCTTCTGAGGCTACCATAGAGATGGTTACTTTTGCCTCACGTGCAGGGGCAAAAATCATTACCATCACCGATTACAACCGCTGTCCGATATTGAAATACAGCGATGTCCAATTATTTACATCATCTCCGGAAACGGCTTTCAAACCCGAAGCGCTGTCGTCCAGAATCGCAGAACTGTCAATTATCGATTCATTGTTCATCGGTACAGTCATGAAACGATATAAGGAGTCCTTTGAATACATGAAAATGACAAGAAGTGCACTGGACTCTAAAAAGATTTAA
- a CDS encoding TRAP transporter small permease, with product MEKRNFLWRIVDGILLLTVSGMLIVIVIQVAGRIAGESVPWSEELTRYLFLWTVNFGMAVGMRNAEHASVNVIYYLLPKTRIIQKTLLFIYVISCFAFFVLLTYWNLTMTVRQFNSEEMSPALGMPMFLVTLPLFICNILATVGLVQSAFFDEQTKKRLTMPDQGESFDQLEGGAV from the coding sequence TTGGAAAAGAGAAATTTCTTGTGGAGAATCGTTGACGGGATACTGCTTCTGACTGTAAGCGGAATGCTGATAGTGATCGTCATACAAGTGGCAGGGAGAATTGCCGGAGAATCGGTCCCATGGTCGGAAGAACTGACACGCTACCTGTTTCTCTGGACAGTGAACTTCGGCATGGCGGTAGGTATGCGCAATGCTGAACATGCATCTGTCAATGTAATCTATTATCTGCTTCCCAAAACCAGGATTATCCAGAAGACACTTCTTTTCATCTATGTTATCAGCTGTTTTGCCTTCTTTGTCTTGTTGACCTATTGGAATCTTACAATGACTGTCAGGCAGTTCAATAGCGAAGAAATGTCTCCCGCTTTGGGTATGCCGATGTTTCTTGTGACTCTTCCCCTGTTTATATGCAATATACTCGCCACTGTCGGGTTGGTTCAGAGTGCATTCTTTGATGAGCAAACAAAGAAACGATTAACGATGCCGGACCAGGGAGAATCATTTGATCAGCTTGAAGGGGGTGCTGTATGA
- a CDS encoding zinc-dependent dehydrogenase, translated as MNAGILNRVDELIYTETETPSINESELLVRVKAASICGTDLRIYHGKKTKGVRYPSIIGHEFAGEIAEAGAQVSAFKEGDRICVDPVLPCGGCFYCLNGMENVCQNRVAIGYEYDGCFAEYVRIPAKFITQGNIQQLPPDMSFAAGALAEPLSCVINGQRKLDITVGDTVVIVGAGPIGIMHMMVAKASGASTVIVSEPNAMRRNTAANFGADITVDPISESLRDTVLTQTNGLGADVVILAIGNPKIVNDALSVARKGGRISMFAGFSAGETPPVDVNLIHYNELVVVGASALQRRDQKTAVSLIASSAVAVERLVTDTYPLEEIREAFSKAESGDAIKVVLVP; from the coding sequence GTGAATGCAGGCATACTGAATCGTGTTGACGAGCTGATCTATACGGAAACAGAAACCCCTTCGATTAATGAATCGGAATTGCTGGTTCGTGTCAAAGCCGCATCCATTTGCGGCACGGACCTGCGTATTTACCACGGCAAAAAAACCAAGGGGGTCCGGTATCCTTCGATAATCGGCCATGAGTTCGCCGGTGAAATAGCCGAGGCAGGTGCTCAGGTAAGCGCTTTTAAAGAAGGGGACCGCATCTGCGTCGATCCGGTATTACCTTGCGGAGGATGCTTTTATTGCCTGAACGGGATGGAGAACGTATGTCAGAATAGAGTTGCCATCGGCTATGAATATGATGGATGCTTTGCTGAGTATGTCCGGATTCCCGCCAAGTTCATAACCCAGGGGAACATCCAGCAGCTTCCCCCGGATATGTCATTTGCCGCCGGGGCTTTAGCTGAACCCCTCTCCTGCGTCATCAATGGACAGCGTAAACTCGATATTACCGTCGGAGATACGGTTGTGATTGTTGGTGCCGGTCCCATCGGTATCATGCACATGATGGTAGCCAAAGCGTCCGGAGCTTCCACCGTCATTGTGAGCGAGCCAAATGCAATGCGGAGGAATACTGCGGCAAATTTCGGGGCGGACATCACCGTAGACCCGATCAGTGAATCCCTGCGGGACACGGTATTAACTCAGACAAACGGATTGGGTGCCGATGTAGTCATCTTGGCGATCGGAAATCCAAAGATTGTTAATGACGCGCTTTCTGTTGCCAGAAAAGGCGGGCGAATCAGCATGTTCGCCGGATTCTCTGCCGGCGAGACCCCTCCAGTCGACGTGAACCTTATTCACTACAATGAACTGGTTGTTGTTGGAGCGAGCGCTCTTCAGCGTAGAGATCAGAAAACCGCGGTAAGTCTGATTGCCAGCAGTGCCGTCGCTGTGGAAAGGCTGGTCACAGATACCTACCCGCTTGAAGAAATTCGCGAAGCGTTCTCGAAAGCCGAATCGGGAGATGCCATTAAGGTGGTATTGGTCCCATGA
- a CDS encoding DUF362 domain-containing protein, which produces MRENEILHWFGTDPFEAGRELMKASGQWQNWGRDELIGLKPNLVVAKKASSGATTHPAFVAGAISFLQEKGFRRIQILEGSWVGDSTKRAFKVCGYNKLSDKYDVPLIDLQKNSSVVMESTNGEYRICSSVLQLDRLINMPVLKGHCQTSLTCALKNLKGCIPDSEKRRYHRMGLHQPIADLNEIVRADLILVDGLEGDPDYEEGGNPVRMNLFFAGTDPVLIDSYAAGLLGLQPEEVAYIGKAAALGIGSQLSDETKLRYLNKGEAVEGIQRSVAAYRLKEIVREDGACSACYASLMRALSFLEKEDNFPSAPVHIGQGYRGTQVSGVGIGICLKGADSYAKGCPPEAAEIYRFFKDGS; this is translated from the coding sequence ATGCGGGAAAACGAGATTCTACACTGGTTCGGCACCGATCCCTTTGAAGCCGGCAGAGAATTGATGAAAGCATCCGGGCAGTGGCAGAACTGGGGCAGGGACGAACTGATCGGATTAAAACCCAATCTGGTGGTTGCCAAAAAAGCCTCCTCCGGGGCGACGACTCACCCTGCCTTTGTCGCCGGGGCTATCTCATTCCTGCAGGAGAAGGGATTTCGGCGGATACAGATCCTGGAAGGCTCCTGGGTTGGGGACAGCACCAAGCGGGCCTTTAAAGTCTGCGGCTACAACAAGCTTTCCGACAAATATGATGTTCCCCTTATCGATCTACAGAAGAATTCATCAGTTGTAATGGAGTCAACGAACGGCGAGTACCGGATTTGCAGCTCCGTCCTCCAGCTTGACCGGCTTATAAACATGCCTGTTTTAAAAGGCCACTGTCAGACATCCCTGACCTGCGCCCTTAAAAACCTGAAGGGCTGCATTCCCGACAGTGAGAAACGCCGTTACCACAGAATGGGGCTGCACCAGCCCATCGCGGACCTGAACGAGATAGTCCGGGCGGACCTGATCCTGGTGGACGGCCTGGAAGGGGACCCCGACTACGAAGAAGGAGGAAACCCGGTTCGCATGAACCTCTTTTTTGCGGGAACCGATCCGGTCCTCATCGACTCCTATGCCGCCGGGCTTCTTGGTCTTCAGCCGGAGGAGGTGGCCTACATCGGCAAGGCCGCCGCCCTGGGAATCGGCAGCCAGCTTTCCGACGAGACAAAGCTGCGCTACCTGAACAAGGGAGAAGCGGTGGAGGGAATTCAGCGCAGCGTTGCCGCATACCGGCTTAAAGAGATTGTCCGGGAAGACGGCGCCTGCAGTGCCTGTTACGCCTCCCTGATGCGGGCCCTCTCTTTCCTCGAGAAGGAGGACAATTTTCCGTCCGCCCCCGTTCACATCGGCCAGGGCTACCGGGGCACACAAGTTTCCGGGGTCGGCATCGGAATCTGCCTTAAAGGGGCCGATTCCTACGCAAAGGGCTGCCCTCCGGAAGCAGCCGAGATCTACCGCTTTTTTAAGGACGGCTCATGA
- a CDS encoding DUF3795 domain-containing protein, whose product MELNKVAPCGIDCINCELFAENKRPDVWERVAKMTEKSMEEVQCKGCREQEGCPILEDCQTLACVKENGVDFCYQCTEFPCRRLQPMKQGAERTPHNLKVYNLCRLKQLGMEGFLAESARTRRFYFEGTFVIGAGPTLPD is encoded by the coding sequence ATGGAACTCAACAAGGTGGCCCCCTGCGGTATAGACTGCATCAACTGTGAGCTGTTCGCGGAAAACAAGCGGCCCGATGTCTGGGAGCGGGTGGCAAAGATGACAGAAAAGAGCATGGAGGAAGTGCAGTGCAAAGGCTGCAGAGAACAGGAGGGCTGCCCGATTCTTGAGGATTGCCAAACCCTGGCCTGCGTTAAGGAGAATGGAGTAGACTTCTGCTACCAGTGTACCGAATTCCCCTGCCGACGGCTCCAGCCGATGAAGCAGGGTGCGGAGCGTACCCCCCACAACCTGAAGGTCTATAACCTCTGCCGCCTGAAACAGCTCGGAATGGAAGGATTCCTGGCCGAATCGGCCCGCACCAGACGATTCTACTTCGAGGGAACCTTCGTAATAGGTGCGGGACCGACCCTGCCGGATTAA
- a CDS encoding 2-amino-3,7-dideoxy-D-threo-hept-6-ulosonate synthase, whose protein sequence is MSVGKDIRMARLLNEKSGRLLAITMDHPITRGVLPGLEDIREVMKQVCAGKPDAITIQKGIARNWFQPYAGKVALIMKSTSYSLPYHPYFDTPVADVEEAVTLGADAISVGVIVGGPEQAAQLTQLGKISKEADKAGMPLVAHIYPKGSMVENPSDADRIAYAVRAGAELGVDIIKTIWSGSADSFQKVIESCPAKVCLAGGAAGNKLVDYLSMTREALDIGLAGVTFGRSVWGDTFPTAVVLALKALIHEDVSVDDALAVYQANTK, encoded by the coding sequence ATGAGCGTTGGAAAAGACATTAGAATGGCCCGATTGCTGAATGAAAAATCAGGAAGATTACTCGCAATCACCATGGACCATCCGATCACCAGGGGAGTTCTTCCCGGATTGGAAGATATCCGCGAGGTAATGAAACAGGTATGCGCAGGAAAACCTGATGCCATTACAATCCAGAAGGGTATTGCAAGGAACTGGTTTCAGCCCTATGCAGGCAAGGTGGCGTTGATCATGAAATCTACATCCTACTCCCTCCCCTATCATCCGTATTTTGACACACCCGTCGCGGATGTGGAGGAGGCTGTAACGCTTGGTGCTGATGCGATCTCCGTGGGGGTGATCGTAGGCGGACCTGAGCAGGCTGCCCAGCTTACTCAGCTTGGAAAGATCAGCAAGGAGGCCGATAAAGCCGGCATGCCGCTTGTGGCACACATTTACCCCAAGGGTTCCATGGTCGAAAATCCTTCAGATGCGGACAGGATTGCCTACGCCGTTCGAGCCGGCGCGGAACTGGGTGTGGATATCATAAAGACAATCTGGAGCGGTTCAGCAGATTCTTTCCAGAAAGTCATTGAATCATGTCCGGCCAAAGTCTGTTTAGCCGGAGGCGCTGCCGGAAACAAGCTTGTTGACTATTTATCCATGACCCGGGAAGCCCTGGACATCGGTTTAGCAGGTGTGACCTTCGGAAGAAGCGTATGGGGCGATACCTTTCCAACTGCCGTGGTCCTCGCATTAAAGGCATTGATTCATGAAGATGTGTCCGTTGACGATGCTTTGGCCGTGTACCAGGCAAACACAAAATAG
- a CDS encoding TRAP transporter large permease, giving the protein MSLLLLGLFFILSFLGIPLAVSLGISSIITVVLYDLPITIIARLMYTSMNSFLLVAVPLFILAGTVMEKGGVANRIFNAANSFVGRFHGGLGMVNIIASFIFGGISGSSVADVGSLGPLEIKAMTDEGYDKSYSAALTMVTSTLSSVVPPSILMIVAAVAGEQSVSACLAGGFGPAITLSGIFMIQNYIIARKNGYGKIIKRTLRSIVDIIARSIPALISPIIILFGMFSGIVTPTEAAALAVIYTIFISTFVYKQMPWRQFPRMIISAGTTAGTILLVAMTASIATYIFAVDQLPLKVSAFLLGFSQNPALIMVLMGFIFIIVGMFLDIIAAILLLTPVLMPAAVQVGVDPVHFVVFMVTSLAIGLSTPPVGVCLFATSLVSKISIEKIVKASWQFYVTIFIFICVFAVSPQISLIFVRLFT; this is encoded by the coding sequence ATGAGTTTACTTCTTCTCGGGCTATTTTTCATCCTGAGTTTCCTAGGAATACCACTGGCTGTTTCCCTCGGAATTTCTTCCATCATAACTGTTGTACTTTACGATCTCCCAATCACCATCATAGCCCGGCTGATGTACACTTCAATGAACAGCTTCCTTCTTGTAGCGGTCCCACTTTTCATCCTTGCCGGGACGGTTATGGAGAAAGGCGGAGTAGCAAACCGGATATTTAACGCGGCGAATTCGTTCGTGGGACGATTCCATGGTGGCCTCGGCATGGTAAATATCATAGCTTCTTTCATCTTTGGCGGAATCTCCGGATCATCGGTGGCTGATGTCGGCAGCTTGGGCCCTCTCGAGATCAAGGCGATGACCGATGAGGGTTATGACAAGAGCTACAGCGCAGCATTGACAATGGTTACGTCCACCCTCTCCTCTGTCGTACCACCATCGATCTTAATGATTGTAGCTGCCGTCGCTGGAGAACAGTCGGTAAGTGCATGTCTTGCTGGCGGTTTTGGACCGGCAATAACCCTCTCCGGAATCTTCATGATTCAAAACTATATCATCGCACGCAAGAATGGGTACGGCAAGATAATCAAAAGAACGCTCAGGAGTATCGTAGACATCATTGCCCGGTCTATCCCGGCCCTGATTTCTCCGATTATCATATTATTCGGGATGTTCAGCGGGATTGTGACCCCCACCGAAGCCGCAGCACTCGCCGTTATCTATACCATTTTTATATCGACCTTCGTATATAAACAGATGCCCTGGAGACAGTTCCCGCGAATGATAATCAGTGCAGGAACCACTGCTGGAACCATTTTATTGGTTGCCATGACAGCATCGATTGCCACCTATATTTTTGCCGTTGACCAATTGCCGCTCAAAGTAAGCGCGTTCCTGCTGGGTTTTTCACAAAACCCGGCTTTGATTATGGTGTTGATGGGATTCATCTTTATTATCGTCGGAATGTTCCTGGATATCATTGCTGCTATTCTCCTGCTCACCCCCGTCCTGATGCCTGCCGCAGTTCAGGTCGGCGTTGACCCGGTACACTTTGTGGTATTTATGGTGACTTCTTTAGCCATCGGATTAAGTACACCCCCCGTGGGAGTTTGTCTGTTCGCAACTTCACTGGTATCAAAGATATCGATAGAAAAGATCGTAAAAGCTTCATGGCAATTTTACGTAACGATTTTTATCTTCATCTGTGTTTTCGCGGTGTCGCCACAGATCTCCTTGATCTTCGTGCGGTTGTTTACATAA
- a CDS encoding IS110 family transposase: protein MEEKIRYVGIDLGKRTYQCAILDEKAKNQQFNGKADGIGLERLAKRLGNDDLVGLEAGNNAFNIARYLTDRVGCHVVVLNPGKLAMIYQSLKKTDREDAVQIARLLQRNPGEELPTVPLPTKKEEEERSVVAELATYKADRTRYINRLHSVFLDSGITTITKADLKTASNREKNVLTLLTGRHVREARRLIEMVAYCEAIIEDLEQETKQFLESEKNTGILMSVPGVGPATALAFIAYVGDGSRFANADQVANYAGLTPRVDSSGETHRMGPISKRGCAYLRRVIVQAAWSLVRSKSGGHLKEAYKTLITRKPKAVAIIAIARRLVKLLYTLVTKKTYYRYSQLKERLAKLKYHKLQIIGLGS, encoded by the coding sequence ATGGAAGAGAAGATTCGGTATGTAGGCATCGACCTTGGTAAACGGACTTACCAGTGTGCGATTCTCGATGAGAAAGCCAAGAATCAACAGTTCAATGGAAAAGCCGATGGGATTGGCTTAGAGCGACTTGCCAAGAGATTGGGTAATGATGATTTGGTAGGACTGGAAGCGGGGAACAATGCGTTCAATATTGCTCGATATCTGACTGACCGGGTTGGGTGCCATGTTGTTGTTCTGAACCCTGGGAAGCTTGCAATGATTTACCAATCGCTGAAAAAAACGGATAGGGAAGATGCAGTACAAATTGCCCGCCTGTTACAGCGGAACCCGGGAGAAGAATTGCCAACCGTACCGTTGCCAACGAAGAAAGAGGAAGAGGAGAGGTCAGTTGTAGCCGAACTGGCAACTTACAAAGCAGACCGAACAAGGTACATAAACCGGCTCCATAGTGTGTTTCTCGATTCGGGTATTACAACGATAACGAAAGCGGATCTAAAAACGGCATCGAACAGAGAGAAGAACGTATTGACCCTTCTTACCGGACGGCATGTTCGAGAAGCGAGGCGACTGATAGAAATGGTTGCCTACTGTGAAGCGATTATTGAAGATTTAGAACAGGAAACAAAGCAGTTCCTGGAATCCGAGAAGAACACTGGGATTCTCATGTCTGTCCCAGGAGTCGGTCCTGCTACCGCGTTGGCTTTTATTGCCTACGTAGGGGATGGAAGTCGATTTGCGAATGCAGATCAGGTGGCAAACTACGCAGGCCTCACACCTCGGGTCGATAGCTCTGGGGAAACTCATCGAATGGGGCCAATATCAAAGCGAGGATGTGCATATTTGCGCAGAGTGATCGTACAGGCAGCATGGTCACTGGTGCGTTCGAAAAGTGGGGGGCACTTGAAAGAGGCTTACAAAACTTTAATCACTCGAAAACCTAAAGCAGTAGCGATTATTGCCATTGCTCGGAGATTAGTAAAGCTTCTGTACACCTTGGTGACAAAGAAGACATATTATCGGTATAGCCAGCTTAAAGAGAGGCTTGCGAAGCTGAAATATCATAAATTACAAATTATTGGATTGGGGTCTTGA
- a CDS encoding MFS transporter — translation MSNSQSPSVSTRFPLGSTLLVVSVFFLTFVARTILSPLLLTIQEEMGLSLSEGGSLFLVVSAGLMTSMLLSGFILKVITHHVNIALAALMSGSALFLLASAEGPSVFRVGLFFLGAASGLYLPSGIVTITEIVPVHKRGMGIAFHEVGPILGFASAPFFVEIALRFAGWRSFLMILGTVIIISGIVYARFGKGGSFHGTPPLWSELALIVKKRDFWIIAFFFIVALGAEAGIYAMLPSYLIVEKGIDRSFVNSMVGTSRLTALLMIFASGFLADRFGYKRVISLVMLTCGLVTAVLGLTTGVPLIAAVYLQPMLVCAFFPAGFIAMSGVSGSRQRNLPVSLIIPLAYLFGGGMIPALIGRLAEQGAFGTGFVLTGCIMVAGAVLVPFMKTQVR, via the coding sequence ATGAGCAATAGCCAATCCCCCTCCGTGTCCACCCGCTTTCCCCTGGGTTCAACGCTGCTTGTGGTCAGTGTCTTTTTTCTGACTTTTGTCGCCCGGACAATCCTGTCGCCTCTGCTGTTGACAATCCAGGAGGAGATGGGGCTTTCTCTATCAGAGGGCGGCAGCCTGTTTCTTGTTGTCTCCGCAGGTTTGATGACGAGCATGTTGTTATCCGGATTTATTCTGAAAGTCATTACCCATCATGTAAACATAGCTCTCGCGGCTCTTATGTCCGGTTCCGCCCTTTTTCTGCTTGCCTCTGCCGAGGGACCTTCCGTGTTCCGGGTCGGCCTTTTTTTTCTCGGAGCCGCCTCCGGGCTCTATCTGCCGTCGGGGATTGTGACAATCACCGAAATTGTTCCGGTCCACAAACGGGGTATGGGAATTGCCTTTCACGAGGTCGGCCCCATACTGGGATTCGCCTCAGCGCCGTTCTTTGTAGAAATAGCCCTCCGTTTTGCCGGTTGGCGGAGTTTTCTGATGATTTTGGGGACGGTGATCATCATAAGCGGAATTGTGTACGCTCGTTTTGGTAAAGGGGGGAGTTTTCATGGTACTCCGCCTCTCTGGTCGGAGCTTGCCCTCATTGTAAAAAAACGGGACTTCTGGATTATCGCCTTCTTTTTTATTGTGGCGCTTGGAGCTGAGGCCGGAATATATGCCATGCTTCCCAGTTATCTTATTGTGGAAAAAGGGATCGACCGCAGCTTTGTCAATTCCATGGTCGGTACATCACGCCTGACAGCCCTGCTGATGATCTTTGCCTCCGGCTTTCTGGCAGACCGTTTCGGTTATAAGCGGGTCATTTCTCTTGTTATGCTTACATGCGGGCTGGTCACTGCGGTTCTCGGCCTGACGACCGGAGTGCCGCTTATTGCCGCGGTCTATCTGCAGCCCATGCTCGTTTGTGCGTTCTTTCCGGCGGGCTTCATTGCCATGTCCGGAGTAAGCGGATCACGGCAGCGTAATCTTCCGGTCTCTTTGATTATTCCTCTGGCGTATCTTTTCGGAGGCGGGATGATCCCGGCTCTTATCGGCCGTTTGGCCGAGCAGGGGGCCTTTGGCACTGGCTTTGTGCTTACCGGCTGCATAATGGTGGCGGGTGCTGTGTTAGTGCCCTTTATGAAAACACAGGTCCGCTAG
- a CDS encoding DctP family TRAP transporter solute-binding subunit has translation MRKTVLAIMILVLMFSNLAFAEGQKEDGSKQTTIKLSIPDPANSSVGMFAKVFSEKVAEKTNGDVKVEVFPDGVLFGRDQNAAINMLEDGGLDALILSTSVFASFEPRMNAVSLPYLFANYDEFIGYLNGAPGKTLLNSLERMNIVGLSLAIRTYRSVTNSRGPISVPADLEGLKIRVPNNKLWVDFFGALGADPTPMNFSEVYTALQMKTIDAQENPVEVPLANKFYEVQQYLSLTNHIADSFGIFMNNAVWSSFDATTQQLIKDAAEEAADYKNKTDIAEEEKIIAQLEEKGMKVNRLTEEQVKMFQSEALKLYPKFESMVGSEFVQESLDFLGR, from the coding sequence ATGAGAAAAACAGTTCTGGCTATCATGATCCTGGTCCTGATGTTTTCGAATCTGGCGTTCGCTGAAGGCCAAAAAGAGGATGGATCCAAACAGACAACCATCAAGCTTTCCATTCCGGATCCCGCCAATTCATCGGTAGGTATGTTTGCAAAGGTTTTTTCCGAGAAAGTCGCCGAGAAAACCAACGGGGACGTAAAAGTCGAAGTATTCCCGGATGGCGTACTTTTTGGCAGAGACCAGAATGCAGCAATAAATATGCTGGAAGACGGGGGTCTGGATGCCCTGATACTCTCCACTTCTGTATTTGCATCGTTTGAACCCAGGATGAATGCAGTATCACTTCCTTACTTGTTTGCCAACTACGATGAATTCATTGGATATCTTAATGGCGCTCCCGGGAAAACGTTACTGAACTCCCTTGAACGCATGAACATTGTGGGTTTATCTCTGGCAATAAGGACTTACCGAAGCGTCACAAACTCTCGGGGCCCCATCTCTGTACCCGCTGATCTGGAAGGCTTGAAGATTCGCGTCCCCAACAACAAACTTTGGGTTGATTTCTTCGGAGCACTCGGAGCCGATCCAACACCCATGAACTTCAGCGAAGTCTATACCGCTCTCCAGATGAAGACGATTGACGCCCAGGAGAACCCGGTTGAAGTTCCTCTTGCTAATAAATTCTACGAGGTCCAGCAGTATCTTTCCCTGACGAACCATATCGCCGATTCCTTCGGAATCTTTATGAATAACGCTGTGTGGAGCTCCTTTGATGCCACAACTCAACAACTGATTAAAGACGCTGCTGAAGAGGCTGCTGATTACAAGAATAAAACCGACATTGCTGAAGAAGAGAAGATCATTGCACAGCTCGAAGAAAAGGGCATGAAGGTCAACAGATTAACCGAGGAGCAGGTAAAAATGTTCCAGTCCGAAGCGTTGAAACTGTATCCGAAATTTGAATCCATGGTTGGTTCTGAGTTTGTACAGGAATCTTTGGATTTCTTAGGTAGATAA